A region of Porites lutea chromosome 13, jaPorLute2.1, whole genome shotgun sequence DNA encodes the following proteins:
- the LOC140922889 gene encoding solute carrier family 41 member 1-like, translating to MTSDTLMTSLPLNGLLQFGVNLEIAAKNSSVRKRVNRESSKRIDGAGESYGTEMVPKIAVVPNDLRDLDDDATGEKQLSKTWTEEENEYLLSDRENIDEINYGGHHETTKNGSQLHVANGDLTYDESSDQFVPLLKEHRHNEFDTEITGLGDSSLNEGSFTIGLQVFFPFLIAGFGTVSAGILLDVVQHWQVYKDISEIFILVPALLGLKGNLEMTLASRLSTAANVGHMDCAKSQWKLIGGNLALLQVQATVVGSLAAFAAVIMGWILDGEFKIHHATLLCASSLVTATLASLILGSVMAAVVVFSRKCNINPDNVATPIAASLGDLITLALLSAISRFLHSCLDTEGGTHHWIAPVISLGFFIILPLWVYITHNNAFTHSVLYTGWSPVLSAMIISSTGGLILDFAVDKYHGIAVFSPVINGVGGNLVAVQASRLSTGLHQLGKPGEMQEKSKFHGCIDTFFGSGLHARTTRVLLFMVIPGNLIFLYTIRVLQAGHTTLTLLFTSVYLLAGLIQVAILLLTANWLVHWMWKRGKDPDNYCIPYLTALGDFLGTGLLAVSFHLLWLIGDRDADVGD from the exons ATGACTTCTGACACCCTTATGACTTCTCTTCCACTAAATGGCCTTTTACAGTTTGGGGTAAATTTGGAGATTGCTGCTAAAAATTCGTCCGTGAGGAAACGGGTGAATAGGGAGTCTTCGAAAAGAATCGACGGTGCTGGTGAAAGTTACGGGACAGAGATGGTTCCCAAAATTGCAGTCGTTCCAAACGACTTAAGGGACTTGGATGATGATGCAACTGGAGAGAAACAGCTGTCAAAAACATGGACCGAGGAAGAAAACGAATATCTATTAAGCGACCGCGAAAATATAGATGAAATCAATTATGGCGGTCATCATGAAACGACAAAGAACGGTTCACAATTACATGTGGCGAACGGTGATTTAACGTATGACGAAAGCTCTGATCAGTTTGTCCCATTATTAAAAGAGCACAGACATAATGAATTTGACACTGAAATTACAGGACTGGGTGATAGTTCTTTAAACGAAGGATCTTTTACTATCGGACTTcaagttttctttccatttctaATCGCCGGATTCGGAACCGTGTCAGCCGGTATACTCCTTGATGTAGTCCAG caCTGGCAAGTTTATAAAGACATAtcagaaatttttattttggttCCTGCTCTACTTGGATTAAAAGGAAATCTTGAAATGACATTAGCTTCAAGATTGTCTACTGCA gCCAATGTTGGACACATGGATTGTGCTAAATCACAGTGGAAATTAATAGGAGGAAATCTTGCCTTACTTCAG GTGCAAGCGACTGTAGTTGGTTCCTTGGCAGCATTCGCAGCTGTTATCATGGGCTGGATTCTGGATGGAGAATTCAAGATTCATCATGCCACCCTACTCTGTGCAAGTAGCTTAGTTACAGCGACACTAGCCAGCCTCATTCTTGGTTCTGTGATGGCTGCAGTGGTTGTGTTTTCTAGGAAGTGCAACATCAATCCAGATAATGTAGCCACGCCCATTGCGGCCAGTCTTGGAGACCTCATAACCCTGGCGCTGTTGTCTGCTATTAGTAGATTTCTACATAGTTGTCTTG ACACCGAGGGTGGTACTCACCACTGGATTGCACCTGTCATCAGCTTGGGTTTCTTCATCATTCTACCACTATGGGTGTATATCACTCACAACAATGCCTTCACTCACAGTGTATTATATACTGGATGGAGCCCAGTGCTCAGTGCCATGATTATCAGTAG TACTGGTGGTCTAATTCTTGACTTTGCTGTGGACAAATATCATGGAATAGCTGTGTTCAGTCCAGTAATAAATGGTGTTGGTGGGAACCTTGTAGCTGTCCAAGCAAGTCGTCTCTCCACAGGGCTGCACCAGCTCGGCAAACCTGGTGAGATGCAGGAGAAGAGCAAATTCCATGGCTGTATTGACACATTTTTTGGATCAG GACTACATGCTCGAACAACCAGAGTGTTGCTATTTATGGTTATTCCTGGTAACTTGATATTTCTGTACACAATCCGTGTTCTGCAGGCAGGACATACTACACTCACACTCCTGTTTACTTCAGTCTACTTACTTGCTGGCTTGATTCAG GTTGCTATACTGCTGCTGACTGCTAATTGGTTGGTTCACTGGATGTGGAAACGAGGCAAAGATCCCGACAACTACTGCATTCCGTACCTGACAGCGCTGGGTGACTTCCTCGGCACCGGTCTCCTGGCCGTGTCTTTCCATCTTTTATGGCTCATAGGGGATCGAGATGCTGACGTTGGAGATTAA
- the LOC140922802 gene encoding uncharacterized protein isoform X2 — protein sequence MEEPKQLPCLHTICQSCLSDIAPKNALKIFCPIDKQELPLPMGGIAMLPTDYRILRLVEAKSGQIKKERTERKPRERKATSERSERRKSKNTDEDSPPPLEEQEQRMKKQAQEMTEKLRKLLEEKEKELFKKIDEAIEREKRSLMNGGAENGDKKPPAIFLLDLTPSRKIIQSIKEEGLATIQGNRKAPTLLSDLNTSGITPIASIKNTAPNVSYRDAAEVIRSLKVPLQFKSFFNPGAVASNADGHLAVTDYGNECVWLFNPDGSFNCQVGQDGDVTMECPDGIFFLPNNNIVVSDGPLDGPQSIQLFDISGKFIRCLAEVDDDDDLSFSSIFVDADERILVACNGLRPCIQVYSKDGEEYSLEMELGEDQLVSPEKAIFYNGKFFVSDSDSKKNITMIKVFDAEGAFETSFDEDKYSLGQRDNMGIDIVYPIKITFDLSNNTLLAYHGIPREIRVLRPDGSQVSSMKTVSGARDIALTKDRQIVATCGEESILSRSVQILKFNGQ from the exons ATGGAAGAGCCAAAACAGCTTCCGTGCTTGCATACAATCTGCCAGAGTTGTCTGTCTGATATTGCACCTAAGAATGCTCTCAAGATATTTTGTCCGATCGACAAGCAAGAATTACCTCTGCCTATGGGTGGGATAGCTATGCTTCCAACCGACTACCGTATTCTGCGTTTAGTGGAAGCGAAAAGCGGCCAAATAAAGAAAGAACGCACAGAACGAAAGCCAAGAGAACGCAAAGCGACGTCCGAGCGATCAGAGCGGAGGAAATCGAAGAATACAGACGAGGATTCGCCTCCTCCCCTTGAGGAACAAGAACAGCGAATGAAAAAGCAAGCACAGGAGATGACAGAAAAGCTGAGAAAACTACTGGAGGAGAAGGAAAAGGAGCTGTTTAAAAAGATCGATGAAGCGATTGAAAGAGAGAAACGAAGTTTAATGAATGGGGGAGCAGAGAACGGTGACAAGAAACCTCCAGCGATATTTTTACTAGATCTTACTCCGAGTCGCAAGATCATACAGAGCATCAAAGAGGAGGGACTGGCAACTATTCAAGGAAATCGCAAGGCCCCCACCCTACTGAGTGATCTAAATACCTCGGGTATTACCCCCATTGCGTCAATTAAAAACACTGCCCCCAACGTGTCTTACAGGGACGCAGCGGAAGTCATTCGCTCACTTAAGGTACCACTACAGTTCAAGAGTTTCTTTAACCCAGGCGCTGTTGCATCGAATGCTGATGGTCATTTGGCAGTCACGGATTATGGCAATGAATGCGTTTGGCTGTTTAATCCTGATGGCTCTTTTAATTGTCAG GTTGGCCAAGACGGAGATGTTACAATGGAATGCCCCGATGGGATATTTTTCCTCCCCAACAATAACATTGTGGTATCGGATGGGCCACTAGATGGCCCGCAAAGCATACAATTGTTCGATATCTCTGGTAAATTCATCCGCTGCCTGGCCgaagttgatgatgatgatgatcttaGTTTTAGCAGCATATTTGTAGACGCTGACGAACGGATCCTTGTTGCATGTAATGGCTTGCGTCCTTGCATTCAAGTTTACAGTAAAGATGGCGAAGAGTACAGCCTTGAGATGGAATTGGGCGAAGATCAACTTGTAAGCCCTGAGAAAGCTATCTTCTACAATGGAAAGTTTTTCGTCTCTGATTCAGATAGCAAGAAAAACATCACCATGATTAAAGTATTTGATGCTGAAGGCGCGTTTGAAACTTCCTTCGACGAGGACAAATACTCCCTAGGGCAGAGAGACAACATGGGTATTGACATCGTGTATCCAATCAAAATTACTTTTGACCTATCTAACAACACTTTGTTAGCTTACCACGGGATCCCGCGCGAGATACGTGTACTCCGCCCAGACGGAAGTCAAGTGTCTTCAATGAAAACGGTATCAGGAGCGAGGGACATTGCACTTACTAAAGACAGACAAATTGTAGCCACGTGTGGAGAGGAGAGTATCTTGTCCAGAAGCGTGCAGATACTAAAGTTTAACGGCCAATAA
- the LOC140922802 gene encoding uncharacterized protein isoform X1 codes for MAFFQKAKRDSLPSSDSTSCPVCNEEYMEEPKQLPCLHTICQSCLSDIAPKNALKIFCPIDKQELPLPMGGIAMLPTDYRILRLVEAKSGQIKKERTERKPRERKATSERSERRKSKNTDEDSPPPLEEQEQRMKKQAQEMTEKLRKLLEEKEKELFKKIDEAIEREKRSLMNGGAENGDKKPPAIFLLDLTPSRKIIQSIKEEGLATIQGNRKAPTLLSDLNTSGITPIASIKNTAPNVSYRDAAEVIRSLKVPLQFKSFFNPGAVASNADGHLAVTDYGNECVWLFNPDGSFNCQVGQDGDVTMECPDGIFFLPNNNIVVSDGPLDGPQSIQLFDISGKFIRCLAEVDDDDDLSFSSIFVDADERILVACNGLRPCIQVYSKDGEEYSLEMELGEDQLVSPEKAIFYNGKFFVSDSDSKKNITMIKVFDAEGAFETSFDEDKYSLGQRDNMGIDIVYPIKITFDLSNNTLLAYHGIPREIRVLRPDGSQVSSMKTVSGARDIALTKDRQIVATCGEESILSRSVQILKFNGQ; via the exons ATGGCTTTTTTCCAGAAGGCAAAGAGGGACAGCCTCCCATCCAGTGACAGTACATCATGTCCAGTTTGTAATGAAGAATATATGGAAGAGCCAAAACAGCTTCCGTGCTTGCATACAATCTGCCAGAGTTGTCTGTCTGATATTGCACCTAAGAATGCTCTCAAGATATTTTGTCCGATCGACAAGCAAGAATTACCTCTGCCTATGGGTGGGATAGCTATGCTTCCAACCGACTACCGTATTCTGCGTTTAGTGGAAGCGAAAAGCGGCCAAATAAAGAAAGAACGCACAGAACGAAAGCCAAGAGAACGCAAAGCGACGTCCGAGCGATCAGAGCGGAGGAAATCGAAGAATACAGACGAGGATTCGCCTCCTCCCCTTGAGGAACAAGAACAGCGAATGAAAAAGCAAGCACAGGAGATGACAGAAAAGCTGAGAAAACTACTGGAGGAGAAGGAAAAGGAGCTGTTTAAAAAGATCGATGAAGCGATTGAAAGAGAGAAACGAAGTTTAATGAATGGGGGAGCAGAGAACGGTGACAAGAAACCTCCAGCGATATTTTTACTAGATCTTACTCCGAGTCGCAAGATCATACAGAGCATCAAAGAGGAGGGACTGGCAACTATTCAAGGAAATCGCAAGGCCCCCACCCTACTGAGTGATCTAAATACCTCGGGTATTACCCCCATTGCGTCAATTAAAAACACTGCCCCCAACGTGTCTTACAGGGACGCAGCGGAAGTCATTCGCTCACTTAAGGTACCACTACAGTTCAAGAGTTTCTTTAACCCAGGCGCTGTTGCATCGAATGCTGATGGTCATTTGGCAGTCACGGATTATGGCAATGAATGCGTTTGGCTGTTTAATCCTGATGGCTCTTTTAATTGTCAG GTTGGCCAAGACGGAGATGTTACAATGGAATGCCCCGATGGGATATTTTTCCTCCCCAACAATAACATTGTGGTATCGGATGGGCCACTAGATGGCCCGCAAAGCATACAATTGTTCGATATCTCTGGTAAATTCATCCGCTGCCTGGCCgaagttgatgatgatgatgatcttaGTTTTAGCAGCATATTTGTAGACGCTGACGAACGGATCCTTGTTGCATGTAATGGCTTGCGTCCTTGCATTCAAGTTTACAGTAAAGATGGCGAAGAGTACAGCCTTGAGATGGAATTGGGCGAAGATCAACTTGTAAGCCCTGAGAAAGCTATCTTCTACAATGGAAAGTTTTTCGTCTCTGATTCAGATAGCAAGAAAAACATCACCATGATTAAAGTATTTGATGCTGAAGGCGCGTTTGAAACTTCCTTCGACGAGGACAAATACTCCCTAGGGCAGAGAGACAACATGGGTATTGACATCGTGTATCCAATCAAAATTACTTTTGACCTATCTAACAACACTTTGTTAGCTTACCACGGGATCCCGCGCGAGATACGTGTACTCCGCCCAGACGGAAGTCAAGTGTCTTCAATGAAAACGGTATCAGGAGCGAGGGACATTGCACTTACTAAAGACAGACAAATTGTAGCCACGTGTGGAGAGGAGAGTATCTTGTCCAGAAGCGTGCAGATACTAAAGTTTAACGGCCAATAA
- the LOC140922808 gene encoding transmembrane reductase CYB561D2-like: MKEESPPIKRESSQLSSAVPSPTEKIRKVERSTFLSMVHIVAVGLPLLVIWFAQPGTSLFSWHPTLMALSFGFLMFEAILMFSPQSSLILSSPRATKIKFHWILQTAAVISALGGFAAIYINKNMHNKPHFQSWHGLFGFCTVILICLQSLQGVGVLYTKLPIARKMKPRQLKQLHAVCGSLVFLVACVTLGLGFYSNWFTKNVHVYVQFCSVLSCIAFAGIVIGQVYTEYGLKRPLGT, encoded by the exons ATGAAGGAAGAAAGTCCTCCGATCAAACGGGAATCTTCACAGCTGTCTTCAGCTGTTCCTTCACCAACAGAGAAAATTAGGAAAGTGGAAAGAAGCACTTTTTTAAGCATGGTACATATAGTCGCTGTGGGTCTCCCTTTATTGGTGATATGGTTTGCCCAACCTGGAACAA GTCTGTTTTCGTGGCATCCTACCCTTATGGCGTTGAGT tttggTTTCCTGATGTTTGAGGCAATCCTGATGTTTTCACCACAAAGTTCACTTATCTTGTCATCCCCTCGTGCAACCAAGATCAAATTCCACTGGATTCTACAAACTGCGGCTGTGATCTCTGCTCTAGGGGGCTTTGCAGCTATCTATATCAACAAGAATATGCACAACAAACCACATTTTCAAAGCTGGCATGGACTTTTTGGTTTCTGCACCGTTATCCTCATCTGTCTCCAGTCTCTCCAGGGTGTTGGTGTTTTGTACACAAAGTTGCCAATTGCAAGAAAGATGAAACCACGCCAGTTGAAACAGTTGCATGCTGTTTGTGGATCTCTTGTGTTTCTTGTTGCCTGTGTTACTCTTGGTCTTGGCTTTTACTCAAACTGGTTTACAAAGAACGTTCACGTTTATGTTCAGTTCTGTAGTGTTTTATCTTGCATAGCATTTGCAGGCATTGTTATTGGCCAGGTATATACTGAGTATGGTTTAAAGAGGCCTCTTGGAACGTAA
- the LOC140922803 gene encoding uncharacterized protein, translated as MVALSKMAAVLTEEPRLEEKVNDASVEVDEEAEELQENGVDSSSKKKKKKKKKKKGGGEQITEVMNGEVNGVNGKADEDATEMTNGIQTIDADCPDAQEGENDSGTTGKKKKKKKKKPAGAKIEEAQDCSKSTGRQQTDPPTVPISELFPNGDFPEGQIMSYKDDNLWRETNEEKRALDRLHNDIYSDVRQAAEAHRQVRKYVQGFIKPGLTMIEICEKLEAASRALINENKLKAGLAFPTGCSLNHCAAHYTPNAGDKTVLQYDDVCKIDFGTHINGRIIDCAFTVSFNPRYDNLLAAVKDATNTGIKEAGIDVRLCDVGEAIQEVMESYEVELDGKTYTVKPIRNLNGHSIAPYRIHAGKTVPIVKGGEGTKMEENEFFAIETFGSTGKGVVHDDMECSHYMKNFEVGHVPLRLPRAKQLLNVINENFGTLAFCRRWLDRLRQTKYLLALKNLCDAGIVDPYPPLCDVKGCYTAQFEHTILLRPTCKEVISRGEDY; from the exons ATGGTTGCactttccaagatggcggctgttctCACAGAAGAACCACGTTTGGAAGAGAAAGTTAATGATGCTTCTGTTGAAGTCGATGAGGAAGCTGAGGAACTTCAAGAAAACGGTGTAGATTCTTcgagtaagaaaaaaaagaagaagaagaagaagaagaaag GAGGTGGAGAACAAATCACAGAAGTAATGAATGGAGAGGTCAATGGAGTGAATGGTAAAGCTGACGAAGATGCCACTGAAATGACAAATGGTATCCAAACTATAGATGCAG ATTGCCCAGATGCACAAGAAGGAGAAAATGATTCTGGAACTACGggtaaaaagaagaagaaaaagaagaaaaagccaGCAGGAGCCAAAATTGAAGAGGCTCAAG ACTGTTCTAAGTCGACAGGCAGACAACAAACCGATCCACCCACTGTGCCGATATCAGAACTCTTTCCAAATGGTGACTTCCCTGAGGGACAGATCATGAGCTATAAAGATGA TAATTTGTGGCGTGAAACCAATGAAGAGAAGCGAGCTTTGGATCGACTGCATAATGATATTTACAGTGATGTCAGACAGGCTGCTGAAGCCCACAGACAG GTCAGAAAGTATGTGCAGGGTTTTATCAAGCCTGGATTAACTATGATAGAAATATG TGAAAAACTGGAAGCAGCCTCACGTGCTCTGATCAATGAGAACAAACTCAAAGCAG GTTTGGCATTTCCTACTGGATGCTCTCTGAACCACTGTGCTGCTCACTACACACCTAATGCTGGTGACAAGACAGTGCTTCAGTATGACGATGTCTGCAAGATTGACTTTGGAACCCATATCAATG gCCGGATAATTGACTGTGCATTCACAGTATCATTTAACCCAAGATATGACAACCTTCTTGCAGCAGTGAAAGATGCAACAAACACAGGAATCAAG GAAGCAGGAATTGATGTGAGATTGTGTGATGTTGGAGAAGCTATTCAAGAAGTTATGGAATCCTATGAAGTTGAGCTTGATGGAAAAACGTACACTGTGAAACCTATCAGAAACCTGAATGGACACTCCATAGCACCCTACAGAATTCATGCTGGGAAAACTGTGCCAATTGTCAAAGGAGGAGAAGGAACTAAAATGGAG gaaaatgaattttttgccATTGAGACATTTGGCAGTACTGGTAAAGGTGTGGTTCATGACGATATGGAATGTTCACACTACATGAAGAACTTTGAGGTTGGACATGTTCCTTTGAG GTTGCCTAGAGCCAAACAACTTCTCAATGTCATCAATGAGAACTTTGGGACTCTTGCATTTTGTAGACGATGGTTGGATCGCTTACGACAG ACAAAGTACCTTCTAGCCTTAAAGAACTTGTGTGATGCTGGCATTGTGGACCCATATCCACCACTGTGTGACGTCAAAGGCTGTTACACAGCTCAGTTTGAACACACAATATTACTGAGACCCACTTGCAAAGAAGTGATCAGCAGAGGAGAAGATTACTGA